GGAAAGCGGCCAGATCGTTCTAGGCGGCAAGGCGGAAGATGCATATGTCTGATCAGAACTCCGCAGCAAAGGAAAGGCTCTCGGCCTACCAGCGCTGGGAGATGGCCTCGTTCGATCCGGTGCCGCCGGCGCCGCCCGAACCTGAAGTCGACGACGGCGCGTTCGAAGCCGAGCTCGAACGTCTGCGCGACGCCGCGCATGCACAGGGCATCGCGACAGGTCATGTAGCCGGGCAGGCGCTCGGTTATCAGGCCGGTTACGACCAGGGTCACGCTCAAGGTTTCGAGCAGGGCCAGAGCGAAGCGCGCGAAGAAGTGGCGCGTCTCGCGGCGCTGGCCGAGACGTTCAAGGCGGCGCTCGACGGAGCGCAAGGCGCGATCTCCGAAACGCTGGTCGCG
The sequence above is drawn from the Paraburkholderia sp. BL23I1N1 genome and encodes:
- the fliH gene encoding flagellar assembly protein FliH, whose translation is MHMSDQNSAAKERLSAYQRWEMASFDPVPPAPPEPEVDDGAFEAELERLRDAAHAQGIATGHVAGQALGYQAGYDQGHAQGFEQGQSEAREEVARLAALAETFKAALDGAQGAISETLVALALDIAQQVVRQHVQHDPTALIAAAREVLATEPALVGAPALIVSPADLPVVEAYLMEELQTRGWTVRTDPAVERGGCRAQAGTGEVDAGIDTRWERVAAALGKVSTW